The genomic DNA CTATCGCAAAAATGTCTTTTGGAAATCAATTAGGGGTTGAAATAAATTATGATAAAAATCTATTGGAAACTCATATCGGATCATTGATTATAGAATCTTCATCACATTTACCAAAAGAATTTATATTAATAGGAAAGGTTACAGGATCAAAATATTTAAAATTTAATGGAATATCAATTAGTATTAATATGTCTATGAAATATTGGCTATCGAAATTAGATCGATATCAAGTATTATATAAAAATATTAATATAAAAAATCATAAAACAAGTAAAATATATGACTTAAATATTTTAAAATCAAAAAAAAATAATCATCATTATAATTTAAAAAAAATTGGATATCCAAATGTATTTATTCCTATATTTCCAGGAACAAATGGAGAATATGAGTCTATAAGGGCGTTTAAAAATTATGGAGCAAAAGTTAATAATTTTGTTTTTAAAAATTTAGATGATAATGGAATTATAGAATCTATTTCTTACATAAGAAAAATTATAAAATCTGTACAAATTATTATGATTTGTGGAGGATTTAGTGCAGGAGATGAACCAGATGGTTCTGCAAAATTTATTATATCTGTATTACAGAATAAATATATAAAAGATTCTATTAATAATTTTCTTAATAAAGATGGATTAATACTAGGAATTTGTAATGGATTTCAAGCGTTAATAAAATCAGGGTTGTTACCATATGGTAAAATTTGTTTAAGAAATAGAAAATCTCCCTCTTTAGTTTTAAATAAAGTAAATAAACATATATCACAATGTGTTCATATAAAAATTATTTCTGATTCTTCTCCATGGTTAAATGGAATGAAAAATAAAATATATACATTTCCTATTTCTCATGGAGAAGGAAGATTTTATGCAGAAAAAAAAATTTGTAATTTTTTGTTTAAGAAAAATCAGGTAGCTGCTCAATATGTTAATATAAATGGTGAACCTAGTTTAGAAAAAAAATATAATCCTAACGGATCCACTGATTCAATTGAAAGTTTATTAAGTAATAATGGAAAAATTTACGGAAGAATGACTCATCCAGAACGAATTTTTGATACTGGAATATTAAAAAATATACCTCACAATAAGAAAGATTCTATTTTTATGAATGCAATAAAGTATTTTCTATAAAAATTATTATATAATTATGAAAGTATCCATATTTATTGGTAGTAAATCTGATATACCATTTATAAAAGATGCAATAGAAATTTTTAAACAATTTAAAATAAATTATAATTGTTATATAATTTCTGCACATAGATTACCAAATATTTTATTAAATACTATAAAAAAAATAGAATATGAAAATATAGAAATAATTATTGCAGGAGCAGGTTTATCAGCTCATTTACCTGGAATTATATCGTCTCAAACAATAATCCCAGTAATAGGTATTCCTATATGTAATACAAATAATAGTACACTAGGTGGTATTGATGCTCTTTTCTCTATAACACAAATGCCAAAAGGTATACCTGTTGCTACAGTAGGAATAAATAATTCATATAACGCCGCTATTATAGCAATACATTTTTTATCTTTAAAATATGATAATTTAAAAAAATTATTAGTAAAATTTAGAGAAAAAACAAAAAAAAAATTAGAAAATGAAATAGAAAAATATTTATAATATTATGAATCAAAATAGTTTTATCATAAAAAAAAGTGTATTTTCAGAAGGAAAAACTAAAAAAATATATTTAACTAATGATCCTTTTAAAATAATTGTTCATCATAAAGATAATTTAACAGCTTTAAATGGATTAAAAAAAATTTTTCTATTAGATAAAGGAATATTAAATAATGAAATCACTACATTAATATTTAGATTTCTTCATTCATCTGGAATAAAAACTCACTTTATTCAAAAAATAAATAATAGAGAACAACTTTGTCATAAAGTACAAATAATTCCTTTAGAATTTGTAATAAGAAATGTGGTTACTGGAAGTTTGTCTAATCGTTTAGGAATTAAAGAAGAAAAAATAATACCAAATGGGATTATTGAAATTTTTTACAAAAATGATACTTTAGAAGATCCACTTATAAATGATAATCATGCTGTATTTTTAGGAATTATTTCTTATGAAGAACTAAATTATATTTATTCAATTGTAAAAAATATAAATAATTTATTAAAAATATATTTTTTAAATAAGAATATTATATTAGTAGATTTTAAAATAGAATTTGGTAGAAGTCATAAAAATGAAATATTATTATCTGACGAAATTAGTCCTGATACCTGTAGATTTTGGGATAAAAAAACAATGAAAAAATTAGATAAAGATTTATTTCGACTGGAATCACAAAAAAAGGATAAAATATTTGATTCTTATATGGAAGTCTTAAAAAGATTAAATCAAGAATAATTTTTATCAATGTGAAAAAAATTAATTAACGAATAATACAATATATTAAATAGTAAATCTAATAAATCATTTTTTATTTGGATAAATTTCATGAAGAATGTGGGGTATTTGGAATATATTCCTCATTAAAAATAGATATTTTTTCGTTTATTCAATCGGGCTTATTTTCTTTGCAACACAGAGGCCAAGAAGCATGTGGTTTTTCTATATTAAAAAATGGATTTATTTTTACTTATAAGAGTGAAGGATTAGTTTTAGATTTTTTTCAGAAAATATCAAATTATAAAAAATATTGTAATGGAAATGCAGCAATTGGACATACTCGTTATTCCACAGAAGGAGGAAAAAATAAAAAAAATATCCAACCATTTTTTGGAAAAAATTTATGTGGAAAAACTATTATATCTATAGTTCATAATGGAAACTTAATTAATGCAAGAAATACAAGAAAAAAATTAGAATATGAGGGAATAAATTTTGTTTCTGCATATTCAGATTCAGAAGTAATATTACGTCTCATTCAAAAAAATTTATTAGAAAATAATAATAATTTAGAGAAATCTATAAAAAAAACAGTTCTTAAAATTAGAGGAGCATATTCGGTAGTTGTTTTAGTTAATAATAAAATAGCAGCATTTAGAGATCCTAATGGGATTAGACCTTTATGCTATGGATTTTTAGATGAAAAAACTTATATATTTAGTTCTGAAACATGTGGGATTGACGCTGTAGGAGGAACTTATATTAGAGATTTATTTCCAGGAGAAATTATAATAATTGATAATGATTCAATTCAATTCTCAATGATGAATAAGATGGAAAATCTAAAAAATAGAATGTGTTCTTTTGAATATATTTATTTTTCTAGACCAGATTCTTTAATTGATAATTTAAATGTTTATAAAATTCGTGAAAAAAGTGGAGAAAAATTATACGAACAATATCCTGTAAACGCAGATGTAGTCATTGGAGTACCAGATTCTGGGGTTCCAGCTTCTATAGGATATGCTAAAGCATCTGGAATACCTTTTAAACCTATTCTAATAAAGAATAAATATATAGGTAGATCTTTTATTTTACCTGAAAAAAAAATTCGTGAAAAAATGGTTAATTTAAAATTAAATCCTATTTTACACGAAATAAAAGGAAAACGTATTGTTATTGTTGATGATTCTATTGTTCGTGGAACAACTAGTAAAAGATTAATTGATATATTAAAAAAATCAGGTGCTAAGGAAATTCATTTCCGTAGTGCTTCCCCTCCAATTATTGCTCCTTGTCATCTTGGGGTAAATACTCCAAGAAAAAAAGATTTATTTTCATATAAAAATATTGATAAAAATAATATAAAAATAATATTAGATGTAGATAGTTTAGAATTTTTAAGTATGGATAATTTAATAGAAATATTGGGGGGAAAAAATTACTGTTTTGGATGTTTTACGGAAAAATATCCAATTTCATAATGTTATTTTTATTTATTAATTGTATTGATATTTAATTTTTATGAAAATAAATAATTTTACATATAAAATTAGTAAAATTTTAAAAAAAACTTATAATAAAAGAGTACTAAGTACTTTAAATCATTTTTCAGGATTTTATAAAATATATAATAAATATAAAAATCCCATTCTTGTTTCTGGGACAGATGGTGTTGGAACAAAAATTTGTTTATCTATAAATTTTAAAAAATATGATGTAATAGGAATAGATTGTTTTGCGATGTGTATAAATGATATTTTATGTCATGGGGCTAATCCGTTATTTTTTTTAGATTATTTGGCATGTAATAAAATTAATTCTTTTATTATAGAAAAAATTATTGAAGGAATGGCTATTTCATGTAAAGATAATCATACGTGTTTCATTGGTGGAGAAACAGCTGAAATGCCAGATTTATATCCTAAAAATTTATATGATATTGCAGGATTTTGTGTTGGAATAGTAGATCAAAATAATCTTATTGATGGAAAGAAACTAATTAAAGAAAATGATGTTATAATAGGATTTAAATCTTCAGGAATTCATAGTAATGGTTTTTCTATTATTAAAAATATTTTTTCTGAAAGTGATTTAAAAAAATGTTTTTTTGATAAAAGTCCTTTTTATGAAAAACTTTTGATTCCGACTAAAATTTATTACAAATTAATTAATTTCTTATTAAAAAATATTTCTATACATGGAATTGCACATATTACTGGAGGGGGGATTTTAGATAACTTATCTAGAATCATTCCTGAAAATTTATCTGCCGTAATTAATAAAAAAAAAATTCCTATTCAATCTATTTTTCATTTTATACAAAAAAAAGGTAATTTATCGGATAAATTAATGTGGGGGACTTTTAATATGGGATTAGGTATGATAATTATAGTATCTTCAAAAGAAGAAAATTTTTTAAAAAAAATTAGTCTTTTAGATAAACCATATTTTATAGGTAATATTGTAAAAAGAAAAAAGGAAAAAATTTATTTGATATAAGAATTTTTTATGAAAAAATTAATTTTTTTAGTATCTGGAAATGGAACTAATATGATGCATATTATAAATGCTATTAAAAATAATATATTGGATAATTGTAAGATAATATTAGTTATTTCTGATAGAAATTGTAAGGCTTTACAATACGCTATAAATTATGGTATTAAATTTGTCTCTTTAAAAAGAGATAAATTTTTATACGAAAATATAGATCGTTTATTGGTTAAATATCAGCCAAATATTATAATATTATCTGGATTTCTTTCTATACTTAATAATATAATTTGTAAAAAATGGTCAGGAAAAATTATTAATATACATCCATCGATATTACCTAAATATGGAGGAAAAGGAATGTATGGAAAAAAGGTTCATGAATTAGTTATAAAAAATAAAGATAAAATATCAGGAGCAACAGTCCATTTTGTTACAGAAAAAATAGATTCAGGTTATATTATTTTAAAAAAAATATATAAACTTTCTAAAAATGAAAATGTTGATTCTTTATCTAAAAAAATATCTAGTATAGAAAAAAAAATTTTAATTGAATCGTTAAAAATATTATGAAAAGAGCTTTTATTAGTGTTTATAATAAAAATAAAAAATTACTAAATTTTTCTTTTTTTTTGAAAAAAAAAAAATATCAAATTATATCTACTGGAGGTACATTTAAATTTTTAAAAAAAAATGGATTATGTCCAATAAATATTTCGGATATTACGTCTTTTCCTGAAATTTTGGATGGAAGAATTAAATCTATACATCCTTATATATATGCTGGTATTTTAGCTAATCGTTCTATTGAAAAACATATAAAATTAATTGATTCTTATAATATTAAACTTATTGATATTGTATTAATAGATTGTTATCCATTTTATGAAATGATAAATAATAAATCTATAGAAAAAAAATTTTTATTAGAATTTATAGATATTGGAGGACTATCTTTAATTCGAGCAGCAGCTAAAAATTTTCATTATGTAACAGCAATTATAGATAGTAATGACTCTAAATTAGTAACAAAAGAAATTGATTCTGATGGACATACATCATTAATTTTAAGGAAAAAATTAGCAGGAAAAGTATTCAGTTTTACGTCTTATTATGATTCTATTATTTCTCAATATTTTTTTAAAGAAGAAAAATTTCCAAAAATAATAAATCTCTGTTATAAAAAAAAAATGAATTTAAAATATGGAGAAAATCCACATCAAAAAGCTTCATTTTATATTGATAATTTTAATGAGAAAGGTGCTATGTCTAATTTTAATCAAATACATGGTAAAAAAATTTCTTTTAATAATATAAGAGATATAGATATAGCTTGGAAAATTGTTAATCAATTTTCTGATCCTACCTGTTGTATTATAAAACATTCTACTCCTTGTGGTGTAGCATCGGGTAAAAATATTATTGAAGCATTTAAAAACGCTTATTATTCAGATTCCATTTCATCTTTTGGAGGAGTAGTTGCATTTAATACAGTAATTTCCTGTGAATTGGCAATGAAAATAAATCATTTATTTTTAGAAGTTATAATTGCTCCATTTTATGAAAAAGGTTGCATCGAAATTCTAAAATTAAAAAAAAATTTAATAATTATTAATATAAATAATTTTTCTTCGGATGAAATAGAATACGTAAAGGTTGATGGAGGATTCTTGGTACAAGAATCAGATTATTTATTAAATAAAAAAAATGATAATTACAAAATAGTTACAAAAAAAAATTTTTCTAATCAGGAAATAAAATCATTATTTTTTGCACAAAAAGTAGTAAAATTTGTTAAATCTAATGCCATTGTTGTTGCTAGGGGTACACAAACATTAGGTATTTCTGGAGGACAAACTAATAGAATATGGGCAGCTCGTCAAGCTATAAACAGAGCATTAGAAAAAAATAAAAAAGAATTAGTTCTTGTTTCTGATGCATTTTTTCCTTTTAAAGATATAATAGATGAAATTGCAAATTCTAAAAGAATATATGCGATTTTACAACCTGGGGGTTCTATCCGAGATTATGAATCTATTGAAGCTTGTAATCATTACGGTATAGCCATGGCTTTTACTGGAAAAAGATATTTTAAACATTAAAAGATTATGAAAATTTTAATACTTGGAGGAGGAGGAAGGGAACATGCTATTGGAAAAAAATTATTAGAAGGAAATATTAATATAATACTATATTTTTATCCTGGAAATGGTGGAACAAAATTAATAGGATCTAATATAGAAAAAAAATGTTCCATATTAGATTTAGCAATGTTTTCTAAAAAAAATAATATAGAACTTACAATAGTTGGATCAGAAATTTTTCTTGTACAAGAAGTTGTAGACTTATTTCAATTTTATCAATTAAATATAATTGGACCAAATTATTATTCATCTAGATTAGAAGGAGATAAAATTTTTGGAAAATCCTTTATGAAAAAATATGGAATTAGAACTCCTGAATACGAAACGTTTGATTCATATAATGAAGCAAAAAAATTTTTAAAAAAAAAAAATAATCCACTAGTTATTAAATTTAATGGTCTTGCCTCAGGAAAGGGAGTTATTATTGCTCATAATCAAAATGATTATAAAAAAGCAATAAAAAATATTATGATAGAAAATAAGTTTGGAAAAAATGGAAAAAAGATAATAATAGAAGAGTATTTAAACGGAAAAGAAGTCTCTATATTATCAATTTTTAATAAAAAAAGAATCATTCCTTTTTTATCTTCTAAAGATTATAAAAAAATAGGAAATAACGATTGTGGTTTAAATACAGGTGGTATGGGATCAATAACTCCAAATCCTTATATGAATAGTGCTATGTGGACAGATTTTAATAAAAATATATTACAACCTACTTTTGAAGGTCTAATTTCAGAAAAATTAACTTTTTTAGGATTTTTATATTTTGGATTAATGATATATAATAATAAGATTTATCTATTAGAATATAATACTAGATTAGGAGATCCTGAAACTCAATCATTACTTCCATTAATGAAAAATAATTTTTTATATATGTTAAAATCTTTTTTTTATGAAGATAAAATAAATATTTTATGGAAAAATTATTCCTCATGTTGTATAGTTTTATCTTCATTAGGATATCCAGAAAAATATAAAATAGGAAATTGTATTAGTAATTTGGATAAATTAGAAGAACCTTTTTATATTGCAGGAGCAAGAAAAGAAAACCAACAATGGTACACTTCCGGAGGAAGAGTATTAAATGTTATAGGAATTGATAAAAATATAAAATATGCAAGAGAAAATGCATATAAAAAAATTAATAATATTAAATGTAATAATCTTTATTATAGAAAAGATATAGGTTTATATTAAAAAATGAAAATTAAAGAATCAATTATTATATTAGATTTTGGATCACAATATAGTCACATAATTTCAAGAAGAATAAGAGATATAGGTATATATACCATATTATGTGAACATAATATTTCTGTTTCTAATATTATTTATAAACAACCTAAAGGTATTATTTTATCAGGAGGACCATTTTCAGTCTATAATAAAAATTATCCATCAATATATAAAAATATTTTAGAATTAAATATTCCAATATTAGGAATTTGTTACGGAATGCAATTAATTTCTTATTTATTTGGAGGAATAATAAAATCATCTAAAAATAAAGAATATGGAAAATCTTATCTATCTATTATAGATAGGAAAAATCCATTATTTTTAGGAATTCCTAAAAATAAATCTATTGTAGTTTGGATGAGTCATTCTGATGAAATAAAAAAAATTCCAAAAGAATTAAAAATTATAGGAAAAACCAAATCTTGCCCAATTGCTGCATTTTATCATAAAGAAAAAAATATTTATGCAGTACAATTTCATCCAGAAGTAAGTCATACAGAATTTGGAATAATAATGATTAAAAATTTTGTTATAAAAATTTGTAAATGTAAAACCAATAACTACAATTTATTAAATAATATTATAAAAAAAAGTATTCATAATATAATAAAAGTTGTATCCAAAAAAAAAGTAATATTAGGAATATCTGGAGGATTAGATTCTTTTGTTACTGCTTTATTAATTTATAAGGCTATAAAAAATTCTTTATATTGTATTTTCATAAATCATGGACTTCTTTTAGAAGAAGAAGAAAAATTTATAAAAAAAATTTGTAAATCTGTTGAATTTCCAATTCGGATAATAAATGCTAAAGATAAATTTTTATCCAAACTAGTTGGAGTTACTAATCCAGAACAAAAAAGAAAAATTATAGGTGAAGAATTTATTAAAATTTTTCAAAAAGAATCAAAAAATATCAATGATGTTAAATTTTTAGCCCAAGGAACAATATATTCAGATGTTATTGAATCTTCTAAAAGTTCAAAATTATCAGATTCGATTAAATCTCATCATAATGTAGGAGGATTGCCAAAAAATATGAATTTAAAATTACTTGAACCACTAAAAAAATTTTTTAAGGACGAAGTTAAAGAAATAGGACGTATATTAGGTGTACCTAACTATTTATTAAATAAACATCCATTTCCTGGTCCAGGAATAGGGATACGAATTATTGGTGAAATAAATGAAAAAAAAATTTCTATTTTAAGAAAAGCAGAAAATATTTTATTTCAAGAATTAAATAACTATAAATTATATAAAATTGTAGATCAAGCGTTCATAATTTTATTACCTATTAAATCTGTTGGAATAATGGGAGATAAAAGATCATATGAATATACTGCTATCCTACGTTCAATTAATACAAAAGATTTTATGACAGCTACTTTCTCATATTTATCTTATGAATTTCTAGAACAAGTATCAAATAGGATAATAAATGAAGTTAATGGTATAAATAGAATGTTATATGATATTTCATCAAAACCACCATCTACTATTGAATGGGAATAATCATGATTTATATCATCATATTAATTAATTTATATAAGGTTTTTTTTAATTCAGTTCTTGGAGAGATAAGATCTATAAATCCATGTTCTATAAGAAATTCTGATGTTTGAAATCCTTTTGGTAAATTTTTACCTATTGTTTCTTTAATAACTCTTGGTCCAGCAAACCCTATTAAAGCCCCAGGTTCAGCTATATTTATATCTCCTAATAAAGCATAAGATGCACTTACCCCACCCATAGTAGGGTCAGTTAATATAGAAATATATGGGATTTTAGAATTTCGTAATTGAGTTAATCTAGCTGTAGTTTTAGCCATTTGCATTAATGAAAAAGAAGATTCCATAATTCTTGCTCCACCTGATTTAGATATAATAATGTATGGATATTTTTTTTCAATACAATATTTTATTGCTCTAGATATTTTTTCTCCAACAACGGATCCCATAGATCCTCCTATAAAAGAAAAATCCATACAAGATATTACTATTTTTATTCCACCTATTTTCCCTATTCCTGTTCTAATTGCATCACATAAATTTGTTTTTTTTTTAGCTTCTATAATTCTATTTCTATATTTTTTAGAATCTTTCCATTTTATTGGATCTTTACTAGTAATATTATTATTGATTTCTAAAAATTTTTTGTTATCAAATAAAATTTCAAAATATTCTTTACTATGTATTCTTACGTGATATCCATCTTCTGGACTAACATAAGCATTTTTTTTTAAAATTTCTGTATCAACAATTTTTCCACTTGGAGTTTTGTACCATAAACCTTTAGGTAAAGTTTTTCTATCATCTATTGATGTAAGAATATTTTTTTTTTTTCTTAAAAACCAATTCATAATTTTATAATTTTTTATAAAGTATTAATATTATTCATAAGTTTAAAATACTTTTTTAAAGTATTTTTGAAATGATTTTCCCCTTCTCTTAACCAAACTCTAGGATCGTAATATTTTTTATTTGGAACATATTTTCCATATGGATTTCCTATTTGTTTTTTTATATATTCTTTATTTTCATTCATATAATTTCTTACACCAGAAGTAAAAGCATATTGAAGATCTGTATCTACATTCATTTTTACTACTCCATATTCAATAGATTTTTTTATCTCTTCTTCAGATGAACCAGATCCACCATGAAAAACAAAAGATATAGGATTGTTTCTAGTACTAAATTTTTTTTGTATATACTCCTGAGTATTTTTTAATATTATTGGACGAAGTATAACATTTCCAGGTTTATAAACACCATGAACATTTCCAAAAGCAGCTGCTATAATAAAATTATTACTAATTTTTATTAATTTTTTGTAAGCATAATAAATTTCTTCTGGTTGTGTATAAAGTTTTTTATTATCAATATTAGAATTATCTATACCATCTTCCTCTCCTCCAGTTACACCTAATTCTATTTCGATAGTCATATTCATTTTATTCATCTTTTCGAAATATTTATTACAAATTTTTATATTTTCTTTTAAAGGTTCTTGGGATAAATCTAACATATGTGAACTAAATAATGTTTTTCCATTTTTTTTATAAAAATTTTTATTTTCTTTTATTAATCCATCTATCCATGTTAAATCTGATTTAGAACAATGATCAGTATGAAGTATTACTGTTGATTTATAAAATTCAGCTAATGTATGAACATGCATAGCACATGCTATTGCCCCTTTTATTGCAGATTCCTGTTTATTTTTTTGTTTTATTGATCCTATACCAGCATTAAAAATAGATCCCCCTCTAGATAATTGTATAATAATAGGTGAATTGACTATTGAAGCTGTTTCCAGAGCAGTATTTATTGTATTAGATCCAATTACATTTACCGCTGGTATAGAAAAAGAATTTTCTTTAGCATATTCAAAAAGTTCTTTAACTAGATTACCAGTAATTACTCCATAAGGAAATTTTCTGTGCATAATTATTTTTATTTTATAAGGATAAACAAATGTAAAAAAAACTATTATAATTAAATTATTACATTAAATTATCTTTTTATTCATACTTTAAAAATATTTTTTATGTTAGATCTAGGAATTTTAAAAATATATAATGCTTCAGCTGGATCAGGAAAAACTTCTTTTTTAATAAAAAATTATTTATATATTATTTTAACAAATAATAATCCATTAATATATAAAAATATATTGGTTTTAACTTTTAATAAAAAATCTTCCGATGATATAAAAAATAATATTTTAGAATGTATTAAAAATTTTTCTGAAAAAAATATTATGAATAAATATCGATTATTTTTTGATTATATAATTAATAAATCTAATCTTACAAAAGATGAATTATACAAACGATCTTATAAAGTATTAAAAAAAATAATTTATGATTTTCATACATATACCAATAGTATATGTACTATTGATAAATTTACTTATCGTATAATACGTTCTTTTTCTCCTAATATTTCATTAGAAATGAATACAAATAAATTTTTATCAAAAATCATAGAAAATATTTTATATAAATTAAAAAATTATGAAGTATCAAATAAAAATTATTACAATTTTTTTATTGATGTAATTAAAAGTGGAAAAATTTGGGATTTAAATAAAGATTTTTATAAAATTGCTTTTTTAATGATAAACGAAAATTATTATCCTTACATTAATAAATTGAAAAAATTATCATCAAAAGATTTTATAAATTTAAAATATATTTTAATAAAAAGAATTGATCAATTTGAAGAAATATGTAAAAAACAAGGAAATAAATTTTTTAAATTTATAGAAAAAAATAATATAGAAAAAAAATCTTTTTTATACTCAGATATTCCTAATTTTTTTAAAAAATTTTACATGAAAAATATTTTGTTTAATCCATTTAAAAATCGTATTGAAAAAAATATAAAGAATAAAAATTTTTTTTCTAAAGAAAAAAAAAAAAATAATATTTTTATAAAAAAAATAAATTCTTTATACGAAGAAACAAAATATTTATATAATAAATATATTTCTTGCTATACTATAGACAAACTTATTTTAAATAATATAAATTTATTTTCTATTATTCATGATTTAAATAAAGAATTTTTATCTATAAAAAATGAAGAAAAAATTATTCTTAATGAAGAAATGAATCAAATTCTTTATAAGAAAATTAATAAATCTTTACCAAAAATTTATGAAAATATTGGATCCCAATATAAATATTATTTAATAGACGAGTTTCAAGATATATCAATAATACAATGGAAAAATATTGAATTTTTAATCGAAAATTCTTTATCAGAAAATGGAGCAGCTATTATAGTAGGAGATCCTAAACAATCTATTTATAGATGGAGAGGAGGAGATTATAAAAAACTTATTGAATTAATTTACTATAAAAATTCTGTATATAAAAAGGAATTAAAATTTTTGGATACTAATTTTCGTAGCTGTATAGAAATTATAAAATTTAATAATTTATTTTATTCATTTATTTCTAATAAATTCGATTGTCCAATATATAAAAATATATATAAGAATTCTGAACAAAAAGTATATCATAAAAATTATATGGGGTATGTTGAATTAAATTTTATTAAATCGATAAAAATTAATAAGGAAAATTATAGAAAATATATATGTAAAAATATAATAAAAAAATTAAAAGATTTATTAAAACAAAAATATTTACTTTCGGACATAGCAATTTTAGTTAGAACAAATGAAGAAGGTAATTTCTTATCAGAAATGTTAATAAAAAAAGGAATAAATGTAAATACATCTATTTTCTTCTTAATAAAAAATTGTAATGAAATAAAAATTATTATAAATTTTTTTTATATACTATCTTATAATTCTTTTTGCAAAGAAAGAATATATTTAATT from Blattabacterium cuenoti includes the following:
- a CDS encoding UvrD-helicase domain-containing protein; translated protein: MLDLGILKIYNASAGSGKTSFLIKNYLYIILTNNNPLIYKNILVLTFNKKSSDDIKNNILECIKNFSEKNIMNKYRLFFDYIINKSNLTKDELYKRSYKVLKKIIYDFHTYTNSICTIDKFTYRIIRSFSPNISLEMNTNKFLSKIIENILYKLKNYEVSNKNYYNFFIDVIKSGKIWDLNKDFYKIAFLMINENYYPYINKLKKLSSKDFINLKYILIKRIDQFEEICKKQGNKFFKFIEKNNIEKKSFLYSDIPNFFKKFYMKNILFNPFKNRIEKNIKNKNFFSKEKKKNNIFIKKINSLYEETKYLYNKYISCYTIDKLILNNINLFSIIHDLNKEFLSIKNEEKIILNEEMNQILYKKINKSLPKIYENIGSQYKYYLIDEFQDISIIQWKNIEFLIENSLSENGAAIIVGDPKQSIYRWRGGDYKKLIELIYYKNSVYKKELKFLDTNFRSCIEIIKFNNLFYSFISNKFDCPIYKNIYKNSEQKVYHKNYMGYVELNFIKSIKINKENYRKYICKNIIKKLKDLLKQKYLLSDIAILVRTNEEGNFLSEMLIKKGINVNTSIFFLIKNCNEIKIIINFFYILSYNSFCKERIYLIFLLVDNNKINIPKKYIHNYIYKIIFLPTDLFIIELSKKIRKKNLFTLNKLYNKSIYDISENIINFFDLLNKKNKPYIYSFLDFVYKYTIKIGNSIIDFLKHWEYEKDKENIVIDNNLKKSINIMTIHKSKGLQFPVVIIPFTDWNIFFNNEKIKWINIDPNLYNGLNYFYLEIKSYYKHFNNKKINKIYKQTLSNALFDNINLLYVATTRSIKQLIIFSKLGNKKYSISYYLKNFLCNHGIWNYKKNQYFFGKKNNNTI